The following proteins are encoded in a genomic region of Salvelinus namaycush isolate Seneca chromosome 12, SaNama_1.0, whole genome shotgun sequence:
- the LOC120056768 gene encoding glutenin, high molecular weight subunit PW212-like — translation MDSEYIKRPGQSVKDGQCEYIKRSGQSVKDGQCEYIKRPGQSVKDGQWEYIKRSGQSVKDGQCEYIKRSGQSVKDGQCEYIKRPGQSVKDGQWEYIKRSGQSVKDGQWEYIKHPGQIVKDGQWEYIKRPGQSVKDGQCEYIKRPGQSVKDGQWEYIKRPGQSVKDGQCEYIKRPGQSVKDGQCEYIKRPGQSVKDGQWEYIKRPGQSVKDGQWEYIKRPGQSVKDGQWEYIKRPGQSVKDGQWEYIKRPGQSVKDGQWEYIKRPGQSVKDGQCEYIKRPGQSVKDGQWEYIKRSGQSVKDGQWEYIKRSGQSVKDGQWEYIKRPGQSVKDGQCEYIKRPGQSVKDGQWEYIKRPGQSVKDGQWEYIKRPGQSVKDGQWEYIKRPGQSVKDGQWEYIKRPGQSVKHGQCEYIKRPGQSVKDGQWEYIKRPRQSVKDGQCEYIKRSGQSVKDGQWEYIKRPGQSVKDGQWEYIKRPGQSVKDGQWEYIKRPGQSVKDGQWEYIKRPGQSVKDGQWEYIKRPGQSVKDGQWEYIKRPGQSVKDGQWEYIKRPGQSVKDGQWEYIKRPGQIVKDGQWEYIKRPGQSVKDGQWEYIKRPGQSVKDGQWEYIKRPGQSVKDGQCEHIKRPGQSVKDGDW, via the coding sequence ATGGACAGTGAGTATATAAAACGCCCTGGGCAGAGTGTGAAGGATGGACAGTGTGAGTATATAAAACGCTCTGGGCAGAGTGTGAAGGATGGACAGTGTGAGTATATAAAACGCCCTGGGCAGAGTGTGAAGGATGGACAGTGGGAGTATATAAAACGCTCTGGGCAGAGTGTGAAGGATGGACAGTGTGAGTATATAAAACGCTCTGGGCAGAGTGTGAAGGATGGACAGTGTGAGTATATAAAACGCCCTGGGCAGAGTGTGAAGGATGGACAGTGGGAGTATATAAAACGCTCTGGGCAGAGTGTGAAGGATGGACAGTGGGAGTATATAAAACACCCTGGGCAGATTGTGAAGGATGGACAGTGGGAGTATATAAAACGCCCTGGGCAGAGTGTGAAGGATGGACAGTGTGAGTATATAAAACGCCCTGGGCAGAGTGTGAAGGATGGACAGTGGGAGTATATAAAACGCCCTGGGCAGAGTGTGAAGGATGGACAGTGTGAGTATATAAAACGCCCTGGGCAGAGTGTGAAGGATGGACAGTGTGAGTATATAAAACGCCCTGGGCAGAGTGTGAAGGATGGACAGTGGGAGTATATAAAACGCCCTGGGCAGAGTGTGAAGGATGGACAGTGGGAGTATATAAAACGCCCTGGGCAGAGTGTGAAGGATGGACAGTGGGAGTATATAAAACGCCCTGGGCAGAGTGTGAAGGATGGACAGTGGGAGTATATAAAACGCCCTGGGCAGAGTGTGAAGGATGGACAGTGGGAGTATATAAAACGCCCTGGGCAGAGTGTGAAGGATGGACAGTGTGAGTATATAAAACGCCCTGGGCAGAGTGTGAAGGATGGACAGTGGGAGTATATAAAACGCTCTGGGCAGAGTGTGAAGGATGGACAGTGGGAGTATATAAAACGCTCTGGGCAGAGTGTGAAGGATGGACAGTGGGAGTATATAAAACGCCCTGGGCAGAGTGTGAAGGATGGACAGTGTGAGTATATAAAACGCCCTGGGCAGAGTGTGAAGGATGGACAGTGGGAGTATATAAAACGCCCTGGGCAGAGTGTGAAGGATGGACAGTGGGAGTATATAAAACGCCCTGGGCAGAGTGTGAAGGATGGACAGTGGGAGTATATAAAACGCCCTGGGCAGAGTGTGAAGGATGGACAGTGGGAGTATATAAAACGCCCTGGGCAGAGTGTGAAGCATGGACAGTGTGAGTATATAAAACGCCCTGGGCAGAGTGTGAAGGATGGACAGTGGGAGTATATAAAACGCCCTAGGCAGAGTGTGAAGGATGGACAGTGTGAGTATATAAAACGCTCTGGGCAGAGTGTGAAGGATGGACAGTGGGAGTATATAAAACGCCCTGGGCAGAGTGTGAAGGATGGACAGTGGGAGTATATAAAACGCCCTGGGCAGAGTGTGAAGGATGGACAGTGGGAGTATATAAAACGCCCTGGGCAGAGTGTGAAGGATGGACAGTGGGAGTATATAAAACGCCCTGGGCAGAGTGTGAAGGATGGACAGTGGGAGTATATAAAACGCCCTGGGCAGAGTGTGAAGGATGGACAGTGGGAGTATATAAAACGCCCTGGGCAGAGTGTGAAGGATGGACAGTGGGAGTATATAAAACGCCCTGGGCAGAGTGTGAAGGATGGACAGTGGGAGTATATAAAACGCCCTGGGCAGATTGTGAAGGATGGACAGTGGGAGTATATAAAACGCCCTGGGCAGAGTGTGAAGGATGGACAGTGGGAGTATATAAAACGCCCTGGGCAGAGTGTGAAGGATGGACAGTGGGAGTATATAAAACGCCCTGGGCAGAGTGTGAAGGATGGACAGTGTGAGCATATAAAACGCCCTGGGCAGAGTGTGAAGGATGGAGATTGGTGA